The proteins below are encoded in one region of Sporosarcina sp. FSL K6-1508:
- a CDS encoding SMI1/KNR4 family protein, with amino-acid sequence MNKENLEMKKRYEALYSDDGINNEELIEIEKMLEIELPDFFCEVSTFFSGGYLGSISNYSFSRVGNSLNIIDETIRLRESVNLPTRFVVLAEPSESLIVMDTKNTPSVIWFDAVEISELEKKSFTSKPVEWETYADYFNAQLEGEEEEQGL; translated from the coding sequence ATGAATAAAGAAAATTTAGAAATGAAAAAAAGATACGAAGCTCTTTATTCTGATGATGGAATTAACAATGAAGAGTTAATTGAAATAGAAAAAATGTTAGAAATAGAATTGCCAGATTTTTTTTGCGAAGTATCAACATTTTTTAGTGGGGGATATTTGGGTAGTATAAGTAATTATTCTTTTTCCAGGGTAGGTAACAGCTTAAATATCATCGATGAAACGATTAGATTGAGAGAGTCTGTAAATTTGCCAACTAGATTTGTCGTTCTAGCTGAGCCATCAGAAAGTCTTATAGTCATGGATACAAAAAATACTCCTTCAGTTATTTGGTTTGATGCAGTGGAAATTTCTGAATTAGAAAAAAAGTCTTTTACCTCAAAACCAGTTGAATGGGAGACCTATGCTGATTATTTTAATGCACAACTTGAGGGAGAAGAGGAAGAGCAAGGGTTATAG
- a CDS encoding DNA/RNA non-specific endonuclease, producing MIPVAGWASTGGKLALKGNDLNQVSKVVSTEKMASIYSPIYQDVVNSSLGKTQKQLDLLTNTHYQLGRPNALAFNMPFPKTDIPTSIKVGDVKVEVKNVDVGAKGTGKGIVNEVKEIDFGKHIIKGENGKKQLLPNTKYVTNNNYKYTTDELGSIVNVNAPELVLKKADRNKYAQANVGGKDRLPDDDGGHLIGAQFNGPPDIDNLVPQNSQINRRGGVWYEMETEWANALKEIPPKSFY from the coding sequence ATGATTCCAGTTGCCGGCTGGGCAAGTACGGGCGGGAAATTAGCCTTAAAAGGAAATGATTTAAATCAAGTAAGTAAAGTGGTAAGTACAGAGAAGATGGCGTCCATCTATTCGCCAATTTACCAAGATGTCGTCAACAGTTCACTAGGCAAAACTCAAAAGCAACTAGATCTCTTAACTAATACTCATTACCAATTGGGTAGGCCAAATGCCCTTGCATTCAATATGCCATTCCCAAAAACAGATATTCCTACGAGTATCAAAGTTGGAGATGTTAAGGTTGAAGTGAAGAATGTGGATGTTGGGGCTAAGGGGACGGGAAAAGGTATAGTCAACGAAGTTAAAGAAATTGACTTCGGAAAGCACATAATAAAAGGTGAAAATGGTAAGAAACAACTACTCCCAAATACTAAGTATGTAACCAATAATAACTACAAATATACTACTGATGAACTTGGAAGTATAGTAAATGTAAATGCTCCTGAACTTGTATTGAAAAAGGCTGATAGAAATAAATATGCCCAGGCAAATGTAGGGGGAAAAGACAGATTACCAGATGATGATGGCGGACATTTAATAGGAGCACAATTTAATGGTCCTCCTGATATTGATAATCTTGTACCACAAAATAGTCAAATTAATAGGAGGGGTGGAGTTTGGTACGAAATGGAGACTGAGTGGGCCAATGCATTGAAAGAGATACCACCGAAGAGTTTCTATTAG
- a CDS encoding T6SS immunity protein Tdi1 domain-containing protein: METIFSDFIKHETVDEDVILKYKDKLPEELIETWGKYGFGSFVNDYLKVINPDDYLDVLERSYLRYEQAIPIFTTAMGDIIVWEKDKYVNLLNFRKGYVNVVSSGFEFFFDDLKDNDFMNDELMWQPYPEATSKYSAPNYDECFGYTPLLGLGGTEKAENLKTVKLIEHILIATEFMGPIE; this comes from the coding sequence GTGGAAACTATATTTAGCGATTTTATTAAACATGAAACTGTTGATGAAGATGTTATTTTGAAGTATAAGGATAAACTTCCTGAAGAGTTAATAGAAACATGGGGAAAATATGGTTTTGGTAGTTTCGTAAATGACTATTTAAAAGTTATTAATCCAGACGATTATTTAGATGTTTTAGAGAGAAGTTACCTAAGGTATGAGCAAGCGATTCCTATTTTTACAACCGCAATGGGTGATATTATAGTATGGGAAAAAGATAAGTATGTAAATTTGTTAAACTTTAGGAAAGGATATGTTAATGTTGTTTCATCCGGATTTGAATTCTTTTTTGATGATTTAAAAGATAATGACTTTATGAACGATGAATTAATGTGGCAGCCTTATCCTGAAGCGACTAGTAAATATAGTGCCCCTAACTATGACGAGTGTTTTGGATACACCCCTTTATTAGGATTAGGTGGAACAGAAAAAGCTGAAAATCTAAAAACAGTGAAACTAATAGAGCATATATTAATTGCCACTGAATTCATGGGTCCTATTGAATAA
- a CDS encoding IS1182 family transposase, whose product MSIIRQQSLFDMHELYKMEPTHHFEAVFSTVNLNPILNLFDKPKKVGAPRELNYGAMIYSLIARVVERIVTIKDLVRRLDRDPIFRYDCGFLHSDQIPSEASYSRMITVISESDTMTQIHDNLILLAIDEGHIGEENIAIDATHFEARDRAQASEKKEKPASKKRGRKPKAEREQWLKEKQAAEKARPIYEKEIVHQLSESVETLFKEAPIDPKWGIKKNSDGKNTFWFGYKGHLAVSTKSQYILTGMMTSGSLNDGKAAIPLLKKIDRDLPALFNTGLFDAGYDYEPIYQQLTDQNLQAVIPYNRRNEGEMVGYDEHFAPTCVVEHSYLYDSFDPKYKTLKYTRPKECATCPLQHDTLCQKTYKIRQSTDFRKYTNPARGSKKWDELYKERTAVERVNAYLKEFFGLNNVRHRTGKKAKLHFQLVTLVYNASKLATDRIRVVMKQQSLQVA is encoded by the coding sequence ATGTCCATTATACGACAACAAAGCCTGTTTGACATGCATGAATTATATAAGATGGAACCCACCCATCATTTTGAAGCAGTTTTTTCAACAGTTAACTTAAATCCTATCTTGAATCTATTCGATAAACCGAAAAAAGTAGGTGCACCTAGAGAATTGAATTACGGTGCCATGATCTATTCACTTATCGCTCGCGTCGTCGAGCGTATTGTGACAATCAAGGATCTTGTCAGACGGTTGGATCGTGACCCCATTTTTCGTTATGACTGTGGTTTTCTTCATTCCGACCAAATCCCATCCGAAGCTTCTTATTCCAGGATGATTACCGTCATCAGTGAATCAGATACGATGACCCAAATTCATGACAATCTTATTTTGCTGGCCATCGATGAAGGGCATATTGGCGAAGAAAACATCGCCATTGACGCCACCCATTTCGAGGCGAGGGATCGTGCCCAGGCTTCCGAAAAGAAAGAAAAGCCGGCTTCGAAAAAGCGCGGTCGCAAGCCAAAAGCCGAACGTGAACAATGGTTGAAAGAAAAACAGGCGGCGGAGAAAGCGCGTCCGATTTATGAAAAAGAGATTGTACATCAGCTATCCGAATCAGTAGAAACGTTGTTTAAAGAGGCCCCTATCGATCCGAAATGGGGAATCAAGAAAAACAGTGATGGAAAAAACACCTTCTGGTTTGGTTATAAAGGTCATTTGGCCGTCAGCACAAAAAGCCAATATATTCTTACGGGTATGATGACGTCCGGTAGTCTCAATGACGGGAAAGCAGCCATTCCATTATTGAAGAAAATTGATCGGGACCTTCCAGCTTTATTTAACACAGGTCTTTTCGATGCCGGTTACGACTACGAACCGATTTATCAACAATTGACTGACCAAAATCTACAAGCCGTCATTCCGTATAATCGACGCAACGAAGGAGAGATGGTCGGTTACGACGAGCATTTCGCACCGACGTGTGTCGTAGAGCATTCCTATCTTTACGATAGCTTCGATCCGAAATACAAGACACTGAAATATACACGCCCGAAAGAATGTGCGACCTGTCCATTACAACACGACACCCTTTGTCAAAAGACCTATAAAATTAGACAATCCACGGATTTCAGGAAGTACACCAATCCAGCCAGGGGATCGAAAAAGTGGGATGAACTGTACAAGGAACGTACCGCTGTCGAACGGGTCAATGCGTATTTAAAAGAATTCTTCGGGCTCAATAATGTCCGTCATCGAACTGGAAAGAAAGCGAAGCTGCACTTCCAATTGGTGACGCTTGTTTATAATGCTTCAAAATTAGCCACGGATCGGATCAGAGTAGTAATGAAGCAACAGTCGTTACAAGTAGCTTAA
- a CDS encoding NUDIX domain-containing protein — translation MIFNKAIEEQHIQVDSKVNYREAIKAVILRNNKILLIHTNKEDYKFPGGGVEGQESHSECLIREVAEETGYVNCIIKDKLGIVIERKLDEYDNISVFQMTSHYYLCELINNERIAQQLDDYEFAREFRPEWILLNEVIEQNEKRINSFEKNTWVKREIFVLKELKNILKL, via the coding sequence ATGATTTTTAATAAGGCAATAGAAGAACAACATATTCAAGTCGATAGTAAGGTCAATTACAGAGAAGCAATAAAAGCTGTTATATTACGAAATAATAAAATCCTCTTGATCCATACGAATAAGGAGGATTATAAGTTTCCGGGTGGCGGGGTTGAAGGCCAAGAAAGCCATTCGGAGTGTCTCATTCGTGAAGTGGCAGAAGAAACTGGGTATGTTAACTGTATAATTAAAGATAAGCTAGGGATCGTTATTGAAAGGAAATTAGACGAATATGACAATATCTCAGTATTCCAAATGACTTCACACTACTATCTTTGTGAATTAATAAACAATGAAAGAATTGCTCAACAATTGGATGATTATGAGTTCGCTCGGGAATTTAGACCTGAATGGATTCTCCTGAATGAGGTGATTGAGCAAAATGAGAAACGAATTAATAGTTTTGAAAAGAATACATGGGTAAAACGTGAAATCTTCGTGTTAAAGGAACTCAAAAATATATTGAAATTGTAG
- a CDS encoding VOC family protein, whose amino-acid sequence MKNVTPFLMFQGGIAEEAMTYYTSLIEDSEIKSITRYGAEGPGEEGTVIQAVFSLKGQEFMCIDSHVDHEFAFTPSFSIFLTCDTEEEIDSLYDKMMQNGTALMPINNYGFSKKFGWLNDQFGVSWQLNLPE is encoded by the coding sequence ATGAAGAATGTAACACCATTTTTAATGTTTCAAGGCGGTATTGCAGAAGAAGCTATGACATACTACACATCACTCATCGAGGATTCGGAAATTAAAAGCATTACTCGATACGGGGCTGAAGGACCTGGTGAAGAAGGGACAGTTATACAAGCTGTATTCTCGTTAAAGGGGCAGGAGTTCATGTGTATTGACAGTCATGTTGACCATGAGTTTGCGTTTACCCCGTCTTTTTCTATCTTTCTTACGTGTGATACTGAAGAGGAAATTGACAGCCTTTATGATAAAATGATGCAAAATGGCACAGCACTCATGCCTATAAATAACTATGGGTTCAGCAAGAAATTCGGATGGTTGAATGACCAGTTTGGTGTATCCTGGCAGTTGAACTTACCAGAGTAA
- a CDS encoding DNA/RNA non-specific endonuclease, whose protein sequence is MKLNSQINEAGGKWHQMEQEWASALGREGGSAKVKIKPQYTGSSARPDNFIVEYSIDGGRVKKVTVQNQNGG, encoded by the coding sequence ATGAAACTGAATTCCCAAATAAATGAAGCAGGTGGGAAATGGCATCAGATGGAACAAGAGTGGGCATCAGCTTTAGGTAGAGAAGGAGGTAGCGCCAAAGTGAAAATAAAACCTCAATACACTGGTAGTTCCGCTAGACCAGATAATTTTATAGTCGAGTATTCAATCGATGGTGGTAGGGTAAAAAAGGTAACAGTCCAAAATCAGAATGGGGGTTAG
- a CDS encoding antitoxin YezG family protein — MEQQMNQMYPVIAEDILGMIPDGNWYEIYLYAEILDGSREVFFYFNTYENEDFIYSHDIPAKYNVSEKTYDSLLLELQTKFHDLRQIFIDNDQEPWTNLTLILKYPGKIKINYDYEDVINSVISPTQRQMVFEYQHLGLLPQSEINRQFVRNYVNNKNGKR; from the coding sequence ATGGAACAACAGATGAATCAGATGTACCCCGTCATAGCAGAGGATATCCTTGGTATGATACCTGATGGTAATTGGTATGAGATTTACTTATATGCTGAAATTTTGGATGGTTCTAGAGAAGTGTTCTTTTATTTCAATACTTACGAGAATGAAGATTTTATATATTCTCATGATATTCCTGCAAAATATAATGTAAGTGAAAAAACCTATGATAGCTTGTTATTAGAATTACAAACTAAATTTCATGATTTAAGACAAATATTTATTGATAATGATCAAGAGCCTTGGACGAATTTAACACTAATATTGAAGTATCCTGGAAAGATAAAAATTAATTATGATTATGAAGACGTAATAAATTCGGTTATATCTCCAACGCAGCGACAAATGGTTTTTGAATATCAACATTTAGGGTTGCTACCTCAAAGTGAGATAAACAGACAGTTTGTGCGGAATTATGTAAATAATAAAAATGGGAAGAGATAA
- a CDS encoding STAS domain-containing protein yields the protein MAQREIVETLSVPIIPITPSICILPLIGAMDSFRTTILEEKILEEINRLHFQTLIIDLSGIASMESSVIEHLMKTIYGTSMMGCRTIITGLRPDVVRQLIRLGINFDKETKTFGTLQQALNEFLLK from the coding sequence TTGGCTCAAAGGGAAATAGTTGAAACCTTATCTGTCCCCATTATTCCAATAACGCCCAGTATATGTATACTTCCCTTAATTGGCGCAATGGACTCATTTAGAACAACGATCCTAGAGGAAAAGATTTTAGAAGAGATTAATAGGCTTCATTTTCAAACATTAATCATTGACTTATCTGGCATAGCTAGTATGGAAAGTAGTGTAATTGAACATCTTATGAAAACTATTTACGGTACTTCCATGATGGGATGTCGCACAATCATTACTGGCTTGCGTCCAGATGTTGTTAGACAGTTGATTCGTTTAGGTATAAATTTTGATAAAGAAACGAAAACCTTTGGTACTTTACAACAAGCATTAAATGAATTCTTACTAAAATAA
- a CDS encoding SMI1/KNR4 family protein translates to MDKLSSLKQYRKSIEFVSNKDLLNIEKGNIPKKWIEIFKETDKTEKKDKLIALWNDVCEKELSITISYLKENLLEFELIVDNGQYAVLYSVKSENEEILYYEGGIPTSSIYISEMQQDWSNVPESIKRFYEKLHNGFYYLPSRAMGLVPVECSTHFEDYEWGILEELDEPLGINMATTYGFFENGMGGYVAIDLNNCIDDVATLWFTNDKPEYNVDFWDIVDEWIVMGLQDN, encoded by the coding sequence GTGGATAAGCTATCTTCATTAAAACAATACAGAAAAAGTATAGAATTTGTATCTAACAAAGACTTACTCAATATAGAAAAGGGAAATATTCCTAAAAAATGGATAGAAATATTTAAAGAAACAGATAAAACTGAAAAGAAAGATAAATTAATAGCTTTATGGAATGATGTGTGTGAAAAAGAATTGAGCATTACTATTTCGTACTTGAAAGAGAATTTATTAGAATTTGAATTAATTGTAGATAATGGACAATATGCAGTACTATACAGCGTAAAGAGTGAAAATGAAGAAATTCTTTATTACGAAGGTGGTATACCGACCAGTTCTATTTATATTTCAGAAATGCAACAAGATTGGTCAAATGTTCCAGAATCTATTAAGAGGTTCTATGAAAAGTTACACAATGGGTTTTATTATCTGCCAAGTAGAGCTATGGGGCTAGTACCAGTGGAATGCAGTACTCATTTTGAGGATTATGAATGGGGAATACTTGAAGAATTAGATGAACCATTAGGAATTAATATGGCTACAACATATGGTTTTTTTGAAAACGGCATGGGAGGATATGTTGCTATAGATTTAAACAACTGTATCGATGATGTAGCGACATTATGGTTTACCAATGATAAGCCTGAATATAATGTGGATTTCTGGGATATTGTAGATGAATGGATTGTAATGGGGCTTCAAGATAATTAA
- a CDS encoding CoxG family protein, translated as MVVVDSHYQYIKKEVVKRMAIASHSVIIPAPVENVWEYVSQIENWAVMVPAYKEHEQIDEQKSVWTFEGNIKGFKKTVKMELNITEFHEPSMIRFELKGLTDNFTGSGKFTAEETAGQTTMTGTVEVNAGGLTGAVLTPVIKMVLPKVTTRLTEKIARQVKQEKVSVR; from the coding sequence ATGGTAGTGGTAGATTCACATTATCAATACATAAAGAAGGAAGTAGTGAAACGTATGGCAATTGCATCGCATTCTGTAATCATTCCAGCACCTGTAGAGAACGTATGGGAATACGTTAGTCAAATTGAAAACTGGGCAGTAATGGTTCCTGCCTATAAGGAGCATGAACAAATTGACGAACAAAAGTCAGTTTGGACATTCGAAGGGAATATTAAAGGGTTTAAAAAGACTGTGAAAATGGAGTTAAACATCACTGAATTTCATGAGCCTTCGATGATTCGGTTCGAATTAAAAGGCCTAACGGACAACTTTACAGGCAGTGGCAAGTTTACTGCTGAAGAAACGGCAGGGCAAACAACGATGACAGGGACTGTTGAAGTAAATGCAGGCGGCTTAACAGGTGCTGTGTTGACACCTGTTATTAAAATGGTGTTGCCGAAAGTGACAACACGCTTAACAGAGAAAATTGCACGCCAAGTTAAACAGGAAAAGGTGTCGGTTCGGTAA